A genomic segment from Bradyrhizobium sp. ISRA430 encodes:
- a CDS encoding SDR family NAD(P)-dependent oxidoreductase — protein MDHPKYKIALIVGAGEGLSASLARLLSGQGLRVALAARKIEKLGALCTETGAKAYACNATEPEEVERLFGLVEREIGTPDLVVYNASGRTRGPFLDLVPADVAQSIAVSAYGGFLVAQQAAKRMLPNKHGAILFTGASASVKGYAQSAPFAMGKFALRGLAQSMARELSPQGIHIAHFVIDGGIRSAARTEAEDKPDSMLDPDAIALSYWNILQQPRSAWSWELELRPWVEKF, from the coding sequence ATGGATCACCCAAAGTACAAGATCGCGCTGATCGTCGGCGCCGGTGAAGGATTGAGCGCTTCGCTGGCACGGCTCCTGTCCGGCCAGGGACTGCGCGTCGCGCTCGCCGCACGAAAGATCGAGAAACTCGGCGCGCTCTGCACCGAGACCGGCGCGAAAGCCTATGCCTGCAATGCGACGGAGCCGGAGGAGGTCGAGCGCCTGTTTGGCCTCGTCGAACGCGAGATCGGCACGCCCGACCTCGTCGTCTACAACGCCAGCGGCCGGACCCGCGGCCCGTTCCTCGACCTGGTGCCGGCGGATGTCGCGCAATCGATCGCGGTCAGCGCCTATGGCGGGTTCCTGGTGGCCCAGCAGGCGGCCAAGCGCATGCTGCCGAACAAGCATGGCGCCATCCTGTTCACGGGCGCATCCGCCAGCGTCAAGGGCTACGCCCAATCCGCCCCGTTCGCGATGGGCAAGTTCGCGCTGCGCGGGCTGGCGCAGAGCATGGCGCGCGAATTGTCGCCGCAGGGCATCCACATCGCGCATTTCGTGATCGACGGCGGCATCCGCAGCGCGGCGCGCACCGAAGCGGAGGACAAGCCGGATTCGATGCTCGATCCCGATGCGATCGCGCTGAGCTATTGGAACATATTGCAGCAGCCGCGCAGCGCCTGGAGCTGGGAGCTGGAGTTGCGGCCCTGGGTGGAGAAGTTTTGA
- a CDS encoding enoyl-CoA hydratase produces MTTETTIDTGTTELLCVIRDRVAVITLNRPEARNSLSDALTPALRTMIRTCGEDPNVGALLITGAGEAFCAGGNVKGMGAHRDKAKLEMSFDDRVADLQERQRLLTGALVSVRKPTIAALPGPAVGAGLAIAMACDIRIAAQSAFVATGYARVALSGDYGIAWLLTRLIGTARARELMFTGDKVDAARCEAIGLVNRVVPDDRLQAEAFALAKSLAEGPRLALRYMKDNLDEALLFDFETARDHEAARLIRLTTTADHKEAVQAFIDKRKPTFTGK; encoded by the coding sequence ATGACCACCGAAACCACCATCGACACCGGCACCACCGAGCTTCTTTGCGTCATCCGCGACCGCGTCGCGGTGATCACGCTGAACCGGCCGGAGGCGCGCAATTCGCTGTCGGACGCACTGACCCCGGCGCTGCGCACGATGATCCGGACCTGCGGCGAGGATCCGAATGTCGGTGCGCTCCTGATCACCGGCGCGGGCGAAGCGTTCTGCGCCGGCGGCAACGTCAAGGGCATGGGCGCGCATCGCGACAAGGCCAAGCTCGAAATGTCCTTCGACGACAGGGTCGCCGATCTGCAGGAGCGGCAGCGGCTGCTCACCGGCGCGCTCGTGTCGGTGCGCAAGCCGACGATCGCAGCCCTGCCGGGGCCCGCGGTCGGCGCGGGGCTCGCGATCGCGATGGCCTGCGACATCCGCATCGCCGCGCAATCGGCCTTCGTCGCCACCGGCTACGCTCGCGTCGCGCTCAGCGGCGACTACGGCATCGCCTGGCTGTTGACACGGCTTATCGGCACCGCGCGGGCGCGCGAACTCATGTTCACCGGCGACAAGGTCGACGCTGCCAGATGTGAGGCGATCGGCCTCGTCAACCGCGTTGTGCCCGATGACAGGCTGCAGGCCGAAGCCTTTGCGCTGGCAAAATCGCTCGCCGAGGGCCCGCGCCTCGCGCTGCGCTACATGAAAGACAATCTCGATGAGGCCCTGCTGTTCGATTTCGAGACCGCCCGCGACCACGAGGCCGCGCGACTGATCCGCCTGACCACGACGGCCGATCACAAGGAGGCGGTGCAGGCCTTCATCGACAAGCGCAAACCAACGTTCACGGGGAAGTAA
- a CDS encoding GNAT family N-acetyltransferase encodes MSTLRLGDLRQYSDTLRTRHGDALTVRFVEPRDTDELQHYFRSLSTRSRYNRFFGAISELPKGLLHDFLQVGERERFTIVASVMVDGFETIVAEARYAFHAETATLEFGLSVDDRWQRRGIGSALLKNLECRAAALGAEHMFGDTLRSNDTMISLARKSGFAFTNHPDDWKLVRFDKEITVAPKDIPCASWRLAALSRQATSPSAAA; translated from the coding sequence ATGAGCACCCTTCGCCTCGGCGATCTCAGGCAATATTCGGATACGCTGCGCACGCGGCATGGCGACGCCCTGACCGTGCGCTTCGTCGAACCGCGCGACACCGATGAGCTTCAGCACTATTTCCGTTCGCTCTCGACGCGGTCCCGCTACAACCGCTTCTTCGGCGCGATCAGCGAATTGCCCAAGGGGCTGCTGCACGACTTCCTTCAGGTCGGCGAGCGCGAGCGCTTCACGATCGTCGCAAGCGTGATGGTCGACGGCTTCGAGACGATCGTCGCCGAAGCGCGCTACGCCTTCCATGCCGAAACCGCGACACTCGAATTCGGCCTGTCGGTCGACGATCGCTGGCAGCGCCGTGGCATCGGCAGCGCGCTGCTCAAGAACCTGGAATGCCGTGCGGCCGCGCTCGGCGCCGAGCACATGTTCGGTGACACGCTCCGCTCCAACGACACCATGATCTCGCTCGCGCGCAAATCTGGCTTTGCCTTCACCAATCATCCGGACGACTGGAAGCTGGTGCGCTTCGACAAGGAGATCACGGTCGCGCCGAAGGACATTCCCTGCGCGAGCTGGCGCCTCGCCGCTCTTTCCCGTCAGGCCACAAGCCCCTCAGCCGCGGCCTGA
- a CDS encoding DUF1127 domain-containing protein produces the protein MSTCTTNSMTNHHAPSLIYQIGETLHVWHERYRTRRELAQWTSRDLQDVGLSWSDVAFEAEKPFWRA, from the coding sequence ATGTCTACGTGCACCACCAATTCGATGACAAATCATCATGCGCCAAGCCTGATCTACCAGATCGGCGAGACCCTTCATGTCTGGCACGAGCGCTATCGGACCCGGCGCGAGCTCGCCCAGTGGACCAGCCGCGATCTTCAGGATGTCGGCCTGTCCTGGAGCGATGTTGCCTTTGAGGCTGAGAAGCCCTTCTGGCGGGCCTGA
- a CDS encoding transcriptional regulator GcvA, producing the protein MTARLPSLNGLRAFEAAARHLSFTLAAAELNVTQTAISHQIRRLEEELGIRLFVRQNRALALTPEARDYLPGVRAAFNDLRLATDRLLRKDDDKVLTVSTLASLAAKWLLPRLTDFQEAHPGIDVRITTSTSLVDFQRDNVDAAIRYGRGQWPGLRADWLMADELFPVCSPSLLRGDKPLRRPEDLRDHPLLHTSNANSDDWRLWLTAAGLPANLAKQPGITFDMIFMTIQAAIDGIGVAMGRTSYVQDDIAKGRLVVPFKIALPADAGFYLVAPDGGRVAPKLAAFRQWVVAAAQNKA; encoded by the coding sequence ATGACTGCCAGATTGCCATCCCTGAACGGATTGCGGGCATTCGAGGCCGCCGCGCGCCACCTCAGCTTCACGCTGGCCGCGGCCGAGCTGAACGTGACCCAGACCGCGATCAGCCATCAGATCCGGCGGCTCGAGGAGGAGCTCGGCATCCGCCTGTTCGTCCGGCAGAACCGCGCGCTCGCGTTGACGCCGGAGGCGCGGGATTACCTGCCCGGCGTGCGCGCTGCCTTCAACGATCTGCGGCTGGCGACCGACCGGCTGCTGCGCAAGGACGACGACAAGGTGCTGACGGTCTCGACGCTGGCCTCGCTCGCCGCGAAATGGCTGTTGCCACGGCTGACCGATTTCCAGGAGGCGCATCCCGGCATCGACGTGCGCATCACGACTTCGACCAGCCTCGTCGACTTCCAGCGCGACAATGTCGATGCGGCGATCCGCTATGGCCGCGGCCAGTGGCCGGGCCTGCGCGCCGACTGGCTGATGGCTGATGAGCTGTTCCCGGTGTGCAGCCCGTCGCTGCTCCGCGGTGACAAGCCGCTGCGTCGACCGGAGGACCTGAGAGACCATCCGCTGCTGCACACATCCAACGCCAACAGCGACGATTGGCGGCTCTGGCTGACGGCCGCGGGCCTGCCGGCCAATCTCGCCAAGCAGCCCGGCATCACCTTCGACATGATCTTCATGACCATCCAGGCGGCGATCGACGGCATCGGGGTTGCGATGGGGCGGACTTCCTACGTCCAGGACGACATCGCCAAGGGCCGCCTCGTGGTGCCCTTCAAGATCGCCCTGCCGGCGGATGCCGGCTTCTATCTGGTCGCGCCGGACGGCGGCCGCGTAGCGCCGAAGCTTGCCGCCTTCCGCCAATGGGTGGTCGCGGCAGCGCAGAATAAAGCCTGA
- a CDS encoding MFS transporter produces the protein MAGPANSTNPPEIKSRIGAILRATSGNFLEQFDFFLFGFYAAAIGKAFFPSTNETASLLNTFGVFWLGALMRPVGAIVLGAYIDRIGRRQGLIVTLGIMAAGTVVIAFCPSYASIGIAAPIIVLLGRLLQGFSAGVELGGVSVYLAEISTPGNRGFYTSFQSSSQQVAIFVASILGYILSEVMPADTVAAWGWRIPFFVGCLIIPLIFFLRRTLQETPEFLAMKKHPTAAQVFSSAVANWRIVILGMMIAILTTTTFYFVTVYTPTFGKNVLKLSTHDALLVTLLVAVTNFIWNPVGGAVSDRIGRKPVLLTIACLSLVTAYPALHWLVAAPTFGKLLAVEMMFSFYFGVYSGTMLGALVEIVPAHVRTTCFSLAFALAAALFGTFTPFASTWLIERTGDKASPGFWLMFAAVLGIIAASTVYRGGAKAVATYDPVAEPVAGH, from the coding sequence ATGGCTGGACCGGCCAATTCAACCAATCCACCCGAGATCAAGTCGCGCATCGGCGCCATCCTGCGCGCGACGAGCGGCAATTTCCTCGAGCAGTTCGACTTCTTCCTGTTCGGCTTCTATGCCGCCGCGATCGGCAAGGCGTTCTTCCCCTCGACCAATGAGACGGCTTCGCTGCTCAACACGTTCGGCGTGTTCTGGCTGGGCGCACTGATGCGGCCGGTGGGCGCGATCGTGCTCGGGGCCTATATCGACCGTATCGGCCGCCGCCAGGGCCTGATCGTCACGCTCGGCATCATGGCCGCCGGCACCGTGGTGATTGCATTCTGCCCGAGCTACGCCAGCATCGGCATTGCCGCGCCGATCATCGTGCTGCTCGGCCGCCTGTTGCAGGGCTTCTCCGCCGGCGTCGAGCTCGGCGGCGTCTCGGTCTACCTCGCGGAGATTTCGACGCCAGGCAACCGCGGCTTCTATACCTCGTTCCAGTCGTCGAGCCAGCAGGTCGCGATCTTCGTGGCGTCCATCCTCGGCTACATTCTCTCCGAAGTGATGCCGGCCGACACCGTCGCCGCCTGGGGCTGGCGCATTCCCTTCTTCGTCGGCTGCCTGATCATCCCGCTGATCTTCTTCCTGCGGCGGACGCTGCAGGAGACGCCGGAATTCCTGGCGATGAAGAAACATCCGACCGCGGCGCAGGTGTTTTCCTCCGCGGTTGCCAACTGGCGCATCGTCATCCTCGGCATGATGATCGCGATCCTGACCACCACGACGTTCTATTTCGTCACGGTGTACACGCCGACGTTCGGCAAGAACGTGCTGAAGCTGTCGACGCACGACGCGCTGCTGGTCACGCTGCTGGTGGCGGTGACCAACTTCATCTGGAATCCGGTCGGCGGCGCGGTCTCCGATCGCATCGGCCGCAAGCCCGTGCTGCTGACCATCGCCTGCCTCTCGCTGGTCACCGCCTATCCGGCGCTGCACTGGCTGGTGGCAGCGCCGACCTTCGGCAAGCTGCTCGCGGTCGAGATGATGTTCTCGTTCTATTTCGGCGTCTACAGCGGCACCATGCTCGGCGCGCTGGTCGAGATCGTGCCGGCGCATGTGCGCACCACCTGCTTCTCGCTCGCTTTTGCGCTTGCTGCCGCTCTGTTCGGCACCTTCACGCCATTCGCATCAACCTGGCTGATCGAGCGGACCGGCGACAAGGCCTCGCCCGGCTTCTGGCTGATGTTCGCCGCCGTACTCGGCATCATCGCAGCATCGACCGTCTATCGCGGCGGCGCCAAGGCGGTGGCGACGTACGATCCGGTGGCGGAGCCGGTGGCTGGCCACTAG
- a CDS encoding Rieske (2Fe-2S) protein: protein MARHVIAPVDELPPGTRKFLEIDGRPIAVFNIKGEYFGLLNRCPHQGAALCEGPLIGLAQSKDPGEIEYTKLGEIIRCPWHGWEFDVRTGQSYCDPRRFRVKAYPAHVEPGANVVKGPYVAETIPVRVESDYVVVEL from the coding sequence ATGGCGCGTCATGTGATTGCGCCGGTCGACGAGCTCCCGCCCGGTACGCGGAAATTCCTGGAGATCGACGGCCGGCCGATCGCGGTCTTCAACATCAAGGGCGAATATTTCGGCCTGTTGAACCGCTGTCCGCACCAGGGCGCGGCGCTGTGCGAAGGGCCGCTGATCGGGCTCGCGCAGTCAAAGGACCCCGGCGAGATCGAATACACCAAGCTGGGCGAGATCATCCGCTGCCCCTGGCATGGATGGGAGTTCGACGTCCGCACGGGACAATCCTACTGCGACCCCCGCCGCTTCCGCGTGAAGGCGTATCCGGCCCATGTCGAGCCGGGCGCCAACGTGGTGAAGGGACCGTACGTCGCCGAGACGATCCCGGTGCGGGTCGAGAGCGACTACGTGGTGGTGGAGCTGTAA
- a CDS encoding amidohydrolase family protein, with protein MNIQFRESSEAASPLTAKTAIADCDIHPARATRTELYPYLAKRWQHHLEIYGVHAYQGMMEGPPYPKAQPNASRRDAYPPEGGPQGSSLSFMQTQHLDPNNVQLGVLNPLNAGQGIRNHELSAALCSAINDWQIDKWTSKDKRLKASIVVGNEDGLSAAAEIRERAGDKNFVQVLLLSRNVEPLGQRRYWPIYQAAEEAGLPVGVHAFGFGGNPITPSGWPSYYIEEMVGHSQCQQSALASLVLEGVFERFPKLKMVMIEAGFGWAPSLAWRLDKAWQRLRSEVPHVKRPPSEYIREQVWWTTQPMEDPERREDLFDVIKWIGWDRLLFATDYPHWDYDEPSRVLPPGVSDANREAFYLGNARKLYGID; from the coding sequence ATGAATATCCAGTTCCGCGAGAGCTCCGAAGCCGCTTCCCCCCTGACCGCCAAAACCGCGATCGCGGACTGCGACATCCACCCGGCGCGCGCGACCCGGACCGAACTCTATCCCTACCTCGCCAAACGCTGGCAGCATCATCTCGAGATCTACGGCGTTCATGCCTATCAGGGCATGATGGAAGGCCCGCCCTACCCGAAAGCCCAGCCCAACGCTTCGCGCCGCGACGCCTATCCGCCAGAGGGCGGGCCGCAAGGTTCCTCGCTCTCCTTCATGCAGACGCAGCATCTCGATCCCAACAACGTGCAGCTCGGGGTGCTCAATCCGCTCAACGCCGGACAGGGCATCCGCAATCACGAGCTCTCGGCCGCTCTGTGCTCGGCGATCAACGACTGGCAGATCGACAAATGGACCAGCAAGGACAAGCGGCTGAAGGCCTCGATCGTCGTCGGCAATGAGGACGGCCTGTCGGCCGCTGCCGAAATCCGCGAGCGCGCGGGTGACAAGAACTTCGTCCAGGTGCTGCTGCTCAGCCGCAATGTCGAGCCGCTCGGCCAGCGCCGATACTGGCCGATCTACCAGGCTGCGGAAGAGGCCGGCCTACCCGTCGGCGTCCACGCCTTCGGCTTCGGCGGCAACCCGATCACGCCTTCGGGCTGGCCGAGTTACTACATCGAGGAGATGGTGGGCCATTCGCAGTGCCAGCAATCGGCACTTGCGAGCCTCGTGCTGGAGGGCGTGTTCGAGCGCTTCCCGAAGTTGAAGATGGTGATGATCGAGGCCGGTTTCGGCTGGGCGCCGTCGCTCGCCTGGCGGCTCGACAAGGCCTGGCAGCGACTGCGCAGCGAGGTGCCGCATGTGAAGCGGCCGCCATCGGAATATATCCGCGAACAGGTGTGGTGGACCACGCAGCCGATGGAGGATCCGGAGCGGCGCGAGGATCTGTTCGACGTCATCAAGTGGATCGGCTGGGACCGGCTCCTGTTCGCCACCGACTATCCGCACTGGGATTATGACGAGCCCTCGCGTGTGCTGCCGCCGGGGGTGAGCGATGCCAATCGCGAGGCGTTCTATCTGGGCAATGCGCGGAAGCTGTACGGAATCGATTGA
- a CDS encoding amidohydrolase family protein yields MTSLIAGGVDCDVHPAVPHLTSLLPYLNDYWRDQVTTRGMVDLVSQSYPQNSPITARDDWRPETGKPGSSLEDMQRHVLDPFEVSHAICNPLYGVQMVFSEDMQAAFCRALNDWLAKEWLDRDKRLRGSIVIPTQSVEKSVAEIERCAQDRRFVQVLMLVMGDVPLGKRALWPIYEAAERLDLPIGVHAGSAYHNPPTAVGWGSYHIEDYVGQAQAFQAQLTSLIVEGVFARHPRLKMVMLESGVSWLPPYLWRLHKFWRGVRMETPWVDRAPLEIVRSNIRFSLQPFDAPPEPATLIRLFDHMQSDELVLFSTDYPHWQFDGQAALPEGLSPDLVRKIMIDNPHATYPRLT; encoded by the coding sequence ATGACGTCCCTGATCGCCGGCGGTGTGGATTGCGACGTGCACCCGGCGGTGCCGCATCTGACGAGCCTGTTGCCCTATCTGAACGACTACTGGCGCGACCAGGTGACGACGCGCGGCATGGTCGACCTCGTCTCGCAATCCTATCCGCAGAACTCGCCGATCACGGCGCGCGACGACTGGCGTCCCGAAACCGGCAAGCCCGGCTCAAGTCTCGAGGACATGCAGCGCCATGTGCTCGATCCCTTCGAGGTCAGCCACGCCATCTGCAATCCGCTCTACGGCGTGCAGATGGTGTTTTCCGAGGACATGCAAGCCGCCTTCTGCCGCGCGCTGAACGACTGGCTGGCGAAGGAGTGGCTCGATCGCGACAAGCGGCTGCGCGGCTCGATCGTCATCCCGACGCAAAGCGTCGAGAAGTCCGTCGCCGAGATCGAGCGCTGCGCGCAGGACCGGCGCTTCGTGCAGGTGTTGATGCTGGTGATGGGCGACGTGCCGCTGGGAAAGCGCGCGCTATGGCCGATATATGAGGCGGCGGAGCGGCTGGACCTTCCCATCGGCGTCCACGCCGGTTCCGCCTATCACAATCCGCCGACCGCGGTCGGGTGGGGTTCCTATCACATCGAGGATTATGTCGGTCAGGCCCAAGCGTTCCAGGCCCAGCTCACCAGCCTGATCGTCGAAGGCGTGTTCGCCCGACATCCCCGGCTGAAGATGGTGATGCTGGAATCCGGCGTCTCCTGGCTGCCGCCCTATCTCTGGCGCCTGCACAAGTTCTGGCGCGGCGTACGGATGGAGACGCCCTGGGTCGATCGCGCGCCGCTGGAAATTGTGCGCAGCAACATCCGCTTTTCGTTACAGCCATTTGACGCGCCGCCAGAGCCGGCGACATTAATTCGCCTGTTTGATCATATGCAGTCCGACGAATTGGTCCTATTCTCCACGGACTATCCGCACTGGCAGTTCGACGGCCAGGCTGCGCTGCCCGAAGGTCTGTCCCCCGATCTCGTGCGCAAGATCATGATCGACAATCCGCATGCAACCTATCCCCGCCTGACTTAG
- a CDS encoding CinA family protein, whose translation MKELIGIAEQVAAKLIARKQTIAVAESSTGGLISASLLAVPGASAYFLGGAVVYTRDARRVLMDISDDGMKGFRSASEPYAKLLAEQMRSRFGCDWGLSETGASGPTGNRYGDAAGHSCMAVAGPAAEVMTLETGNNDRFVNMQTFAATALKLLLKNLER comes from the coding sequence ATGAAGGAGCTCATTGGCATTGCGGAACAGGTCGCCGCAAAACTGATCGCACGCAAACAGACCATTGCGGTGGCGGAATCCTCGACCGGCGGTCTGATCTCGGCAAGCCTGCTCGCGGTGCCGGGCGCATCGGCCTATTTCCTCGGCGGCGCCGTGGTCTACACGCGCGATGCGCGGCGCGTCCTGATGGATATTTCGGACGACGGCATGAAAGGCTTTCGGTCGGCCTCGGAGCCTTACGCAAAGCTCCTCGCCGAGCAAATGCGCAGCCGCTTCGGCTGCGACTGGGGCCTATCGGAGACCGGCGCCTCCGGCCCGACCGGCAACCGCTACGGCGATGCCGCCGGCCATAGCTGCATGGCGGTTGCGGGCCCTGCGGCGGAGGTGATGACCCTCGAAACAGGCAACAACGACCGCTTCGTCAACATGCAAACGTTCGCGGCGACGGCGTTGAAGTTGCTGCTGAAGAATTTGGAGCGGTGA
- a CDS encoding DUF1488 family protein codes for MPLTRDKIVGHDLERLAFRFTMLNDGDVVQCQISDAAMDELAGMQGTESSARQAQFLSLRETIERIASDLYDEAPRFKGYVVRIFMRHLGR; via the coding sequence ATGCCGCTGACGCGCGACAAGATCGTGGGCCATGATCTGGAACGGCTGGCTTTTCGTTTCACCATGCTAAACGACGGCGACGTCGTGCAGTGTCAAATCAGCGATGCCGCCATGGATGAGCTTGCGGGCATGCAGGGCACCGAAAGCAGCGCCCGCCAGGCGCAGTTCCTGTCCTTGCGTGAGACCATCGAACGGATCGCGTCAGATCTCTACGACGAGGCGCCGCGGTTCAAGGGTTATGTGGTGCGGATTTTCATGCGGCATTTGGGGAGGTAG
- a CDS encoding tetratricopeptide repeat protein, whose translation MITAMIRVVVLGTFAAALLASPTFAAGGGGGGGGGGGGGVSNTDPYAGAYSDQKAQPQPTYPRRSGTKATHRGKKPTNQSSIGDPAFAAGYRVAYDTIYERNDYAAAIEQLKALGHDDHPNVANLIGYSYRKLGDYKQSQVWYERALKADPNHVLTWQYYGLWQLEQGNREQALYHLSRIAAICGTDCEEYKSLAAALEKPTGTALVY comes from the coding sequence ATGATCACAGCGATGATCAGGGTCGTCGTGCTGGGAACGTTTGCAGCGGCGCTGCTTGCTTCGCCGACGTTTGCCGCAGGCGGTGGCGGAGGCGGCGGTGGTGGTGGCGGCGGTGGCGTCAGCAACACCGATCCCTATGCCGGTGCCTATTCGGACCAGAAAGCGCAACCGCAACCGACCTATCCGCGACGCTCCGGCACCAAGGCAACCCATAGGGGCAAGAAGCCCACCAATCAGTCCAGCATCGGCGATCCGGCATTCGCGGCCGGCTACCGCGTGGCCTATGACACGATCTATGAGCGCAACGACTACGCGGCCGCGATCGAGCAATTGAAGGCGCTCGGCCATGACGACCATCCGAATGTCGCCAATCTCATTGGCTACTCCTATCGCAAGCTCGGCGACTACAAGCAATCGCAGGTCTGGTACGAGCGCGCACTGAAAGCAGATCCGAACCACGTGCTGACCTGGCAGTATTATGGCCTGTGGCAGCTCGAGCAGGGCAATCGCGAGCAGGCGCTGTATCATCTGAGCCGGATCGCCGCTATTTGCGGGACGGATTGCGAGGAGTACAAATCGTTGGCCGCTGCGCTGGAGAAGCCGACCGGCACGGCGTTGGTCTATTGA
- a CDS encoding AMP nucleosidase has translation MKLGANMHPIPIQSPPSIASESFNDADAAVARLEEIYERNTKFLRDRFEAYVNGETITTHARAYYPFVRVTTATHARLDSRLSYGFVAGPGVHETSVTRPDLFRRYLTEQIGLLIQNHGVPVEIGESSEPIPIHFAYRRDINIEAAIASGETFPVMRSLRDMFDVPDLAAMDDAIADGTFELQPGAPEPLSLFRAARVDYSLRRLYHYTGTDPEYFQNFVIFTNYQFYVDAFAQFCEQRLQSGEAGLEAFVAPGNVITRNGGGTTGVAPERTPQMPAFHLVAPDYRGITLINIGTGPSNARNVTDHVAVLRPHAWLMLGHCAGLRNTQRLGDYVLAHGYVREDHVLDRELPLWVPIPALAEMQVALEEAVGDVTGLEGFELKRLMRTGTVASVDNRNWEISGPAVIRRMSQSRAVALDMESAAIAANGYRFRVPYGTLLCVSDKPLHGEIKLAGMASEFYRRRVGQHLEIGLKALERLKQQESERLHSRKLRSFAEVAFQ, from the coding sequence ATGAAACTTGGCGCCAACATGCATCCCATTCCCATCCAATCCCCGCCGTCCATCGCCAGCGAATCCTTCAACGATGCGGACGCCGCCGTCGCCCGCCTCGAAGAGATCTACGAACGCAACACGAAATTCTTGCGCGACCGGTTCGAGGCCTATGTCAACGGCGAGACGATCACGACGCACGCGCGCGCCTACTACCCGTTCGTTCGTGTCACCACCGCGACGCATGCACGGCTGGATTCGCGTCTGTCTTACGGCTTTGTCGCGGGACCGGGCGTGCATGAGACCAGCGTGACGCGGCCCGACCTGTTCCGGCGCTATCTGACCGAGCAGATCGGGCTCTTGATCCAGAACCATGGCGTGCCCGTGGAGATCGGCGAGTCCAGCGAGCCGATCCCGATCCACTTCGCCTATCGCCGCGACATCAATATCGAAGCCGCCATCGCCAGCGGCGAGACGTTCCCTGTCATGCGATCGCTGCGCGACATGTTCGACGTGCCGGATCTCGCCGCCATGGACGATGCGATCGCCGACGGCACGTTCGAGCTACAGCCAGGGGCGCCCGAACCGCTCTCCCTGTTCCGGGCGGCTCGCGTCGATTACTCGCTGCGACGGCTCTATCACTACACCGGCACCGATCCCGAGTATTTCCAGAACTTCGTGATCTTCACGAACTATCAGTTCTATGTCGACGCCTTCGCGCAGTTTTGTGAGCAGCGCCTCCAGTCCGGCGAGGCCGGCCTTGAGGCCTTCGTCGCGCCCGGCAACGTGATCACGCGCAATGGCGGCGGAACGACCGGAGTTGCGCCCGAGCGCACGCCACAGATGCCGGCCTTCCATCTCGTCGCGCCCGACTATCGCGGCATCACGCTGATCAACATCGGGACAGGCCCGTCCAATGCGCGGAACGTCACCGACCACGTCGCGGTGCTGCGTCCGCATGCCTGGCTCATGCTCGGCCATTGCGCCGGCTTGCGGAATACGCAGCGGCTCGGCGACTACGTGCTCGCCCACGGCTATGTGCGCGAAGACCACGTGCTCGATCGCGAGCTGCCGCTGTGGGTGCCGATCCCGGCGCTGGCCGAGATGCAGGTCGCGCTCGAGGAGGCGGTCGGTGACGTCACGGGCCTCGAGGGGTTTGAGCTCAAGCGTCTGATGCGCACGGGAACGGTGGCGAGCGTTGACAATCGCAATTGGGAAATCAGCGGACCCGCAGTGATCCGGCGCATGTCGCAATCGCGCGCCGTTGCGCTTGACATGGAATCGGCGGCGATCGCGGCCAACGGTTATCGCTTCCGCGTCCCCTACGGCACGCTGCTCTGCGTCTCCGACAAGCCGCTGCACGGCGAGATCAAGCTTGCGGGCATGGCCAGCGAGTTCTACCGGCGCCGCGTCGGCCAGCATCTCGAGATTGGTCTGAAGGCGCTGGAGCGGCTCAAGCAGCAGGAATCGGAAAGACTGCATTCGCGCAAGCTTCGCAGCTTCGCCGAGGTGGCATTTCAGTAG